Proteins encoded within one genomic window of Panicum virgatum strain AP13 chromosome 1N, P.virgatum_v5, whole genome shotgun sequence:
- the LOC120656419 gene encoding BTB/POZ domain-containing protein At2g24240-like, with the protein MCTPATGRGRVRLNVGGRVFETTAATIAAAGRDTMLGAMLDASWNAGRDGGGGPAEYFIDRDPACFAVLLDLLRTGGLHVPPGVPEAALYREALYYGLLDRVRAARLGELDGDRLRLAASVPGRAPGDGTAVRAAPDGGCCVAHGGAVRVYNWALEERRPVHYPGHAPVNDAAYLDAATLLVAARERPGRRDDGGVAAFSALTGEPRHRFRVAHDRQPRSFTAGALALGAGCDVFASCKGRFNEYGVGVWDWNTGEQADFFYEPPGCALGDADRLQWLDATRTLMVATMFPRADSSSISLLDIRDKSVVWSWSDAGTPASLEDKHAVHAVAMEDGRSVCVINQYDDLGFLDLRKNAAGVRWRSRSKLATSGKTKACVEETCYPKLAAHSGQLFASTGDTISVFNGADHVLTSTLRCSNGGAICAISIGGDRLFALHSEENVFDVWETPPPAII; encoded by the coding sequence ATGTGCACCCCCGCCACGGGCCGCGGCCGCGTGCGGCTCAACGTCGGCGGGCGGGTGTTCGAGACGACGGCGGCcacgatcgccgccgccgggcgggaCACCATGCTCGGGGCCATGCTGGACGCCTCCTGGAAcgccggccgcgacggcgggggCGGGCCGGCCGAGTACTTCATCGACCGCGACCCGGCCTGCTTCGCGGTGCTGCTGGACCTGCTCCGCACGGGCGGGCTGCACGTGCCCCCGGGCGTCCCGGAGGCGGCGCTCTACCGCGAGGCGCTCTACTACGGCCTCCTCGACCGCGtccgcgccgcgcgcctcggGGAGCTGGACGGCGACCGCCTGCGCCTGGCCGCGTCCGTCCCGGGCCGCGCGCCGGGGGACGGCACCGCCGTCCGGGCGGCCCCCGACGGCGGGTGCTGCGTCGCTCACGGCGGCGCCGTGCGCGTGTACAACTGGGCGCTGGAGGAGCGCCGCCCCGTGCACTACCCGGGCCACGCGCCGGTCAACGACGCGGCGTACCTGGACGCGGCCACGCTCCTCGTCGCCGCGCGGGAGCGGCCCGGCCggcgcgacgacggcggcgtggcggccttCTCCGCGCTCACGGGCGAGCCGCGCCACCGCTTCCGCGTGGCCCACGACCGCCAGCCCAGGTCCTTCACCGCCGGCGCGCTGGCCCTCGGCGCGGGGTGCGACGTCTTCGCCAGCTGCAAGGGCCGGTTCAACGAGTACGGGGTCGGCGTCTGGGACTGGAACACCGGCGAGCAGGCCGACTTCTTCTACGAGCCGCCCGGCTGCGCGCTGGGCGACGCCGACAGGCTCCAGTGGCTCGACGCCACCAGAACGCTCATGGTGGCGACCATGTTCCCGcgggccgactcctcctccatCAGCCTGCTGGACATCCGGGACAAGAGCGTCGTCTGGTCGTGGTCCGACGCCGGCACGCCGGCGTCGCTCGAGGACAAGCACGCCGTCCACGCCGTCGCGATGGAGGACGGGAGGTCGGTGTGCGTGATCAACCAGTACGACGACCTCGGGTTCCTCGACCTCCGGAAAaacgccgccggcgtgcgctgGAGATCGCGGAGCAAGCTGGCGACGAGCGGGAAGACCAAGGCGTGCGTCGAGGAAACCTGCTACCCGAAGCTCGCCGCGCACAGCGGCCAGCTGTTCGCGTCGACGGGCGACACCATCTCGGTGTTCAACGGCGCCGACCACGTGCTGACGTCGACGCTGCGGTGCAGCAACGGCGGCGCCATCTGCGCCATCTCCATCGGCGGCGACCGCCTCTTCGCCCTGCACAGCGAGGAGAACGTGTTCGACGTCTgggagacgccgccgccggcgatcatCTGA
- the LOC120656420 gene encoding uncharacterized protein LOC120656420, with protein sequence MSDELRKQVYQALLARSKNGHLGKKDTRIVAEHFGVHIQVVQRLWKRGKTQLANFIPVEVSSRKKGRCGRKAIPVNLEALRNIPLKDRMTIEDVCSQLDMSKWKIQRLLKKGFIRRHSSSIKPYLTDANKKARLKWCVDMIDKDILDDPRFRDLFDIVFIDEKWFYLSKKSENYYLLPEEDEPHRTCKNKNYIPRIMFLCVCTRPRFRDGECIFDGKIGCFPLVTYEPAQRGNERTGRVRGDLMVKPIASITRDVMRDFMINKVLPAIRAKWPREDVGKPIYIQQDNAPSHIKLDDPIFCEAAKQNGFDIRLICQPPNSPDFNILDLGFFRAIQAIQYKKNAKTVEALIPVVQEAFMEYCPHKANRIFVTLQTVLMEVMKIKGCNKYKIPHMQKERLEREQRLPLQISCEPSLLAEAIGSLDA encoded by the exons ATGTCAGATGAGCTTAGAAAGCAAGTTTACCAAGCTTTATTAGCTAGAAGCAAGAATGGGCATCTAggcaagaaagatacaagaatTGTTGCCGAGCATTTTGGGGTACACATTCAGGTCGTCCAACGTTTGTGGAAGAGAGGTAAAACACAACTTGCAAATTTCATTCCGGTTGAGGTTAGCAGTAGAAAGAAGGGTAGATGTGGTCGTAAGGCAATCCCTGTTAATTTGGAAGCATTGCGCAACATTCCTCTCAAGGATAGAATGACAATAGAAGATGTGTGTAGCCAACTTGACATGAGTAAATGGAAGATTCAAAGGTTACTGAAAAAAGGATTTATTAGGCGCCATTCTAGTAGCATAAAGCCATACCTCACTGATGCTAACAAAAAGGCTCGGTTGAAGTGGTGTGTTGATATGATTGACAAGGACATCCTTGATGACCCAAGATTTAGGGATTTGTTTGACATTGTGTTCATTGATGAAAAATGGTTTTACCTCTCTAAAAAATCAGAGAATTATTACTTGCTACCCGAAGAAGATGAACCCCATCGCACTTGTAAGAACAAAAATTACATCCCTAGGATCATGTTCTTGTGTGTTTGTACTCGGCCAAGGTTTAGGGATGGAGAGTGTATTTTTGATGGCAAGATTGGTTGTTTTCCACTAGTTACTTATGAACCGGCTCAAAGAGGTAATGAGAGAACCGGTCGTGTTCGTGGAGACTTGATGGTAAAGCCTATAGCTTCGATCACAAGAGATGTGATGAGGGACTTCATGATCAACAAAGTTTTACCGGCAATTCGagccaaatggccaagagaggatgTGGGCAAACCAATCTACATTCAACAAGATAATGCACCTTCCCATATAAAATTGGATGATCCAATTTTTTGTGAGGCTGCAAAGCAAAATGGCTTTGACATTCGCCTAATTTGTCAACCACCTAATTCTCCGGATTTTAACATTCTTGATTTGGGATTTTTTCGAGCTATTCAAGCCATTCAATacaagaaaaatgcaaaaacagTTGAAGCTCTAATTCCAGTAGTACAAGAG GCATTCATGGAGTACTGTCCACACAAGGCAAACAGAATATTTGTAACCCTCCAAACTGTATTGATGGAAGTCATGAAGATTAAAGGATGCAACAAGTACAAAATTCCTCACATGCAAAAGGAAAGATTAGAGAGAGAACAAAGACTTCCCTTGCAGATTTCTTGTGAGCCATCGTTGCTAGCTGAAGCCATAGGTAGTCTAGATGCATGA
- the LOC120653620 gene encoding WAS/WASL-interacting protein family member 2-like, with product MGWYQIWRGARSLSVVAVLDGDPWWPCRSRVVHPAQPRPSTRMWGGREAQQQPAAAPPAKQVVHRRPCPGEAPDSASLGAAVEVEDVDAARALDGAGSDVVHTGPWRPSRGLTAADATREARLASSVAAVLGRRAVPDGDTALQLAVRLQLPSMASVLAAAGADPTLQNHAGWTPRSRRRSASGVETNAGGRGRPPGSLLVLHRHIRRVRLPAGPTSSSSNTDTSLLRRGTPPPPSLAILGAVDHVVIGPESLDASIPPSRRTRRIERGCLATATTSRPPLACCCGCGCAALCYYPTFISAPPSSTASDHLLLSSLAPAQPPPQPQPPGPAGAGTPPPPPPPATHHAMNPYPYPYPYQHQYQYQYQQHEDKTHLNPPSGAAAA from the exons ATGGGCTGGTACCAGATCTGGCGCGGCGCCCGCAGCCTCTcggtggtggcggtgctggaCGGGGACCCATGGTGGCCTTGCCGTTCAAGGGTCGTTCATCCTGCGCAGCCACGGCCGTCGACCAGGATGTGGGGAGGGCGGGAGGCACAGCAgcagccagcggcggcgccccctgcGAAACAAGTGGTGCACCGGCGGCCTTGTCCTGGTGAAGCTCCAGACTCGGCCTCACTCGGAGCAGCGGTCGAG GTCGAGGATGTGGATGCGGCGCGCGCCCTCGACGGCGCCGGCAGCGATGTCGTGCACACCGGGCCCTGGCGTCCGTCCCGTGGCCTCACTGCTGCCGACGCAACCCGAGAGGCCCGCCTCGCGTCCTCCGTCGCCGCGGTGCTCGGCCGACGCGCCGTCCCCGACGGGGACACCGCACTCCAGCTCGCGGTCCGGCTCCAGCTCCCCTCCATGGCCTctgtgctcgccgccgcgggggcggaCCCCACCCTGCAAAACCACGCCGGGTGGACCCCCCGCTCCAGGAGGCGCTCTGCCTCGGGTGTAGAGACCAACGCGGGCGGCCGCGGACGGCCCCCGGGCTCgctgctcgtgctccaccgCCACATCCGACGCGTCCGCCTACCGGCCGGGCCGACGTCGTCCTCATCCAACACGGATACGTCGCTGCTACGGCGCGGGACACCACCTCCACCTTCTCTCGCCATCCTCGGCGCCGTCGACCATGTCGTCATCGGGCCGGAGTCGCTCGATGCGTCCATCCCACCAAGCCGCCGAACCCGCCGCATCGAGCGAGGATGCCTCGCCACAGCCACCACGAGCCGCCCCCCGCTCGCCTGCTGCTGCGGATGCGGCTGCGCGGCGCTGTGCTACTACCCTACATTCATCTCGGCCCCGCCCAGCTCCACCGCGTCCGACCACCTCCTCCTCAGCTCCCTGGCGCCCGCCCAGCCTCCGCCACAGCCACAGCCCCCAGGCCCAGCCGGCGCcggcacaccgccgccgcctcctcctcccgccacACACCATGCCATGAACCCCTATCCGTATCCATACCCCTACCAGCAtcaataccagtaccagtaccagcagCATGAGGACAAAACCCACCTAAACCcaccctccggcgccgccgcagcctaa
- the LOC120656421 gene encoding uncharacterized protein LOC120656421: MAASTQETQELVSPDSEELLVAPELLASYSSSSDEAAAAAKGKSTGKPAMEFTPESELNALELDDAPESEELLALDSLPPASETTVPDSLPPGAFLCPRCHLVHEDRESWNRAHSLLYPCVRCGLVHMDYWLSSPLRRDEFDCTAALAVKREMEEAEQSWRNMNNK, encoded by the coding sequence ATGGCGGCGTCGACGCAAGAGACGCAGGAGCTGGTCTCGCCGGACTCGGAGGAGCTGCTCGTCGCGCCGGAGCTGCTCGCGAGctactcgtcctcctccgacgaGGCAGCCGCCGCGGCCAAGGGGAAGAGCACCGGCAAGCCGGCCATGGAGTTCACGCCGGAGTCGGAGCTCAACGCGCTGGAGCTCGACGACGCGCCTGAGTCGGAGGAGCTCCTCGCGCTGGACTCCTTGCCGCCGGCCTCGGAGACGACGGTGCCGGACTCCTTGCCGCCGGGCGCTTTCCTATGTCCTCGCTGCCATCTTGTTCATGAAGACCGCGAGTCATGGAATCGTGCGCACTCGTTGTTATATCCATGCGTGCGTTGCGGCCTCGTCCACATGGATTACTGGCTGTCGTCTCCGCTTCGCCGCGACGAGTTCGACTGCACTGCTGCGCTGGCCGTGAAGCGCGAGATGGAGGAAGCTGAGCAGTCGTGGAGGAACATGAACAACAAGTAG